One window of Pseudomonas sp. FP198 genomic DNA carries:
- the astA gene encoding arginine N-succinyltransferase: MVVRPVALTDLPALMDLARCAGPGFTSLPANEERLAHRVRWAQRTFAGQVERADADYLFVLEDDDRQVLGISALTGAIGLREPWYNYRLGVTVSSAPELGIQRHIPTLFLSNEMTGQSEICSLFLHPQHRRGHNGRLLSLARLLFVAEFSGLFGDKLIAELRGHADEQGCSPFWDSLGRHFFQKDFSHADQLSSMGNKSFIAELMPRQPLYTCLLTEQAQAVIGKAHPNTEPALKILGDEGFAHKGYVDIFDAGPVIEAPVSKIRSVRDSQSLTLTIGTPDERAPVWLIHNRRLENCRVTSARGHLHGQGLVVDRLTAKRLQVQPGDTVRAVPLFKQDRQAVAA; this comes from the coding sequence GTGGTAGTCCGCCCGGTTGCCCTGACCGACTTGCCCGCATTGATGGACCTCGCCCGTTGCGCCGGCCCTGGGTTCACCAGCCTGCCGGCCAACGAGGAGCGCCTGGCGCACCGGGTACGCTGGGCCCAGCGCACCTTCGCCGGACAGGTCGAACGGGCGGACGCCGACTATCTGTTCGTGCTCGAAGACGATGACCGTCAGGTACTGGGTATCAGCGCGCTCACTGGCGCCATCGGACTGCGCGAGCCTTGGTACAACTATAGGCTCGGGGTCACGGTCAGCTCGGCGCCCGAGCTGGGTATCCAGCGGCATATTCCGACGCTGTTCCTGAGTAACGAGATGACCGGGCAGTCGGAAATCTGCTCGTTGTTTCTTCATCCCCAGCACCGTCGCGGCCATAACGGACGCCTGCTGTCCCTGGCGCGCCTGCTGTTCGTCGCGGAGTTTTCCGGGCTGTTTGGCGACAAGCTGATCGCCGAGTTACGCGGCCACGCCGATGAACAAGGTTGCTCGCCGTTCTGGGACAGCCTGGGACGACACTTTTTCCAGAAGGACTTCAGCCACGCCGACCAGTTGTCCAGCATGGGCAACAAATCCTTCATCGCCGAGCTGATGCCCCGCCAACCGCTGTACACCTGCCTGCTCACCGAACAGGCCCAGGCCGTGATCGGCAAGGCTCACCCCAACACCGAGCCGGCCTTGAAGATCCTTGGCGATGAAGGTTTTGCCCATAAAGGGTACGTGGATATCTTTGACGCCGGCCCGGTGATCGAAGCACCGGTATCGAAGATCCGCAGCGTCCGCGACAGCCAGTCGCTGACGCTGACCATAGGCACCCCGGACGAACGGGCACCCGTCTGGCTGATTCATAACCGGCGCCTGGAAAACTGCCGCGTCACCAGCGCCCGGGGGCACCTGCACGGCCAGGGCCTGGTCGTCGATCGCCTGACCGCCAAACGCCTGCAAGTACAGCCGGGCGACACGGTGCGCGCGGTGCCGCTGTTCAAACAGGATCGCCAGGCGGTGGCGGCATAG
- a CDS encoding arginine N-succinyltransferase — translation MLALRPVQLTDLPQLQQLARDSLVGVTSLPDDTERLRDRILSSCASFETDVQGPGAQNYFFVLQDLVSGRLLGCSEIVAATGCDEPFYSLRNRPFSSESRELNIQHGVPALSLCQDLNGQTLLRGFHIDAAHVHTAQAQLLSRARLMFIGAHPQRFADSVITEIVGYSSEEGHSPFWDAIGQHFFDLSYTEAERLCGLQSRTFLADLMPQYPIYVPMLPPQAQACIGRIHPDGQEAFDILEREGFETNNYVDIFDGGPTMHARVANIRSIIHSRSAIVRPSQQVDATGRYLVSNDGLGNYRAIIADLDLDAEGFVRLSPDMLAALDVADGDRVRVVSL, via the coding sequence ATGCTGGCTTTACGCCCAGTTCAGTTAACCGATTTGCCGCAGTTGCAGCAGCTGGCCCGCGACAGCCTGGTGGGCGTCACCTCGCTTCCCGACGACACCGAGCGCCTGCGGGACAGAATCCTCAGCTCATGCGCCTCGTTCGAAACCGACGTGCAAGGCCCCGGGGCGCAGAATTACTTTTTTGTCCTGCAGGACCTGGTGTCGGGCCGCCTGCTGGGCTGCTCGGAAATCGTTGCGGCCACCGGTTGCGACGAGCCGTTCTACAGCCTGCGCAACCGACCGTTTTCCAGCGAGTCCCGGGAGTTGAACATCCAGCATGGCGTACCGGCACTGTCGTTGTGCCAGGACCTGAATGGCCAGACGCTGCTGCGCGGCTTTCATATCGACGCCGCACACGTGCACACGGCGCAAGCGCAATTGTTGTCCCGCGCCCGGCTGATGTTTATCGGCGCTCATCCCCAACGCTTTGCCGACTCGGTGATCACCGAGATCGTCGGGTACAGCAGCGAGGAAGGCCATTCGCCCTTCTGGGATGCCATCGGCCAGCACTTTTTCGACCTGTCCTACACCGAAGCCGAACGATTGTGCGGCCTGCAGAGTCGGACCTTTCTCGCCGACCTGATGCCGCAATACCCGATCTATGTCCCTATGTTGCCGCCACAGGCCCAGGCTTGTATCGGCCGGATCCACCCCGACGGCCAGGAAGCCTTCGACATTCTCGAGCGCGAGGGTTTCGAAACCAATAACTACGTGGACATCTTTGACGGCGGGCCGACGATGCATGCCCGGGTCGCGAACATCCGCTCGATCATCCACAGCCGCTCGGCCATCGTGCGTCCGAGCCAGCAGGTTGACGCCACGGGGCGCTACCTGGTGAGTAATGATGGCCTGGGTAATTACCGGGCCATCATCGCCGACCTGGACCTTGACGCCGAAGGCTTCGTGCGCCTGTCCCCTGACATGCTGGCAGCGCTTGACGTTGCCGACGGTGACCGGGTCCGGGTGGTCAGCCTATGA
- a CDS encoding N-formylglutamate amidohydrolase: MRESIECAESGLYTKPAFRLLREDSEHPLLLVCEHASRYIPDALNDLGLDETAAQEHIAWDIGALALAERLSETLGATLLSANYSRLLIDLNRPLHVADSIPAQSEIYQIPGNQALDDATRTYRQRCLFHPFHDQLRALIDRRLADKRTVRVVGIHSFAPVFYGQPRALEAGVLFGEAREYAQRIVDGLARHSLRAAGNQPYKVSPLSDMTVPVHGDGRGLDSVLIEVRNDLLRSPESVRTWSAYLAPLL, encoded by the coding sequence ATGCGTGAATCCATTGAATGTGCCGAATCGGGCCTCTATACCAAGCCTGCTTTCCGGTTGCTGCGTGAAGACTCCGAGCATCCATTGTTGCTGGTTTGCGAACATGCCAGCCGCTACATTCCTGATGCACTGAACGACCTGGGCCTGGATGAAACCGCCGCTCAGGAACATATTGCCTGGGACATCGGTGCGCTGGCCCTGGCCGAGCGGCTGTCCGAAACCCTCGGCGCCACCTTGCTGTCGGCCAACTATTCAAGGCTGTTGATCGACCTGAACCGTCCGCTGCACGTCGCCGACAGCATTCCGGCGCAAAGCGAGATCTACCAGATTCCTGGCAACCAGGCCTTGGATGACGCTACGCGCACGTATCGCCAACGGTGCCTCTTCCATCCATTCCATGATCAATTGCGCGCCTTGATCGACCGACGCCTGGCCGACAAGCGGACCGTGCGAGTGGTCGGCATCCACAGCTTCGCCCCGGTGTTCTACGGCCAACCGCGGGCCCTTGAGGCCGGAGTATTGTTTGGCGAAGCCCGGGAATATGCCCAGCGCATCGTCGACGGGTTGGCGCGCCATTCGCTGCGGGCCGCCGGCAATCAGCCCTATAAGGTCAGCCCGTTGAGTGACATGACGGTTCCAGTCCACGGCGACGGCCGCGGCCTGGACTCGGTGCTGATCGAAGTACGCAATGACCTGTTGCGCAGTCCCGAATCGGTGCGGACCTGGAGCGCCTATCTCGCGCCGCTGCTGTAA